The following is a genomic window from Luteolibacter yonseiensis.
AGAAGGAGAACCTCGCGAAATTCACCAAGCGCGGCGGCGGCATCGTCGTGATCCACACCGCGGTGGTCGGCAACGACCCCGCCTGGTGGAAGTCCGTCATCGGCGGCGCATGGGTGCAGGGCAAGACCAAGTGGCGCGAGGGGCCGATGGAGCTTCATTATTCCGAGAAGGACAAGCCCGGCGGCCCCCACCCCATCACCCTCGGCGCGGCGGACTTCAAGATGGACGACGAGATCTACTACGATCTCGACATGTCCCCCGATGTCCGCGTGCTGGCCGAGAGCGACACCCGCGACGGCACGCCCAAGGTCCAGGCGCAGATCTGGACTTACGAAAAGGACAACTACCGCGCCTTCGTCAGCATTCCCGGCCACCTCATCGGCACCTTCGAGCGGCCGAACTACCGGGCCATCCTGCTGCGCGGCATCGCGTGGACGGCGAAGCGGACCAATCTCGACGAGTTCTGCAAGCCTGAGGAAGTCAAAGCCCTGTCCGCCCCTGACAAATGACGGACAAGCTCCTCCCCACGCCCCGCCGCATGCTCTCGCTGGATGCCCTGCGAGGCATGGACATGCTTTGCATCATGGGGCTGGAGGACGTGATCCGCGAGCTCGCCCACTGGTGCCCGACGGCATTTCTGGAAAAACTCGCCGAGCAGTTCGAACACGTGCCGTGGGCGGGGCTGCACGCGTATGACCTGATTTTCCCGCTCTTCATGTTCCTCTCCGGCGTGTCCATCCCGCTTTCCATGGACTCCCGGCTGGACCGTGGTGACTCGCGGTGGGACATGTGGCGGAAAATCCTGACCCGCTGCGCGCTGCTCATCCTGCTGGGCATGGTTTACAACGGGGTGTTCTCCGACAAGCCCGTGGGACCGCGCTTCGCCAGCGTGCTCGGGCAGATCGGCATCGCATGGGCCATCGCCGCCTCGCTGCAGCTCGTCGTGCGGGACACCCGCAAGCGCGTGGCCATCCTCGTCGGCTGGCTCGCGGCCACCGCCGTCCTCCAGCTTCTCGTCCCGGTGCCCGGCCACGGCGCGGGCGTGCTCACCGAGACCGGCGCGATCAACACCTGGTTCGACCGCCTGTTCCTCCCCGGCCGCCTGCACGGCGGCAGCTTCGACCCCGAGGGCATCCCCAGCGCCATCTTCGCCGCCGCCATCACCATGGCGGGTTCCCTCGTGGGCACGTTCATGAAACGGCCCGATGCGTATTCATGGAAAACCGTCGGCACCCTGGCGGCCACCGGAGCCGCCGCCGTGCTGCTCGGCTGGGCCTGTTGGGCGGCCGGTTATCCGCCGATCAAGTCGCTGTGGACCGCGTCCTTCAACCTCCTCGCCATCGGCATCGCCACGCTGTTGTTCGCGCTGTTCTTCGGCATCATCGATGTGGCGCGCTGCCAGTCGTGGAGCTTCGCGCTGCGGGTCATCGGCATGAATTCGCTGACCATCTACCTCGGCTCCAAGCTCGTCTCGTTCCCGGACATGTCCGCCTTCCTCTTCGGCCGGGTGGTGGGGCCCGCCGGGGATGCCGCCCCGCTGCTGCTGCTTTGCGGCGTGCTCGTGCTGGAGTGGCTGGTGCTTTATTTCTTCTACAGGCAGCGGTGGTTCCTGCGGGTGTGAGCGGACGTGGAATTCCGCATCAGGGTGCCAATTCACCAGCGCCAACGGTGCGCGATGAGAGAGCCCGGGGCAACGCCCCGGGAATGGACGACGAAGCATATGGAGTCCTGACAGGACGGCATCCCTGGTGCCCCGCACCGTCCTTGATTTCGTCCTTACAGGACTTGCGAAATGAGTCGGTCCATGACCCGGGGCTGCGCTGCGCTCACCCCGGTCTATCTCATTCCGCACCTTTGGTGCTTTTTTCCGGAACGGTTCTCGTCGTGGACACGGTGGATCCGTTCGTTTTTTTCCGATCCTTCTCAATGATGTCGGAAAGGCGCTCCGGTTCGATCATCACGGCGATCGTCCGCAGCCTCGTATGGAAAACGGACCACTCGATCCTTGAGAGGATCCCGCACAATCCGCCGTCCGCGGTGACCACGGGCGCGCCGCTCATGCCGCCCCGCGCCACCAGGGTGGTCGGGAAATCGTGGAGGCCTTGTCCGAGATCCCGGCCCTTGGAATCCAGGACTTTTCCCGCAGCGAAAAAGGATCCGTTCCCGGTGATTTTCCGCAAGTCATAGGTCCCGTTCTTATCCGGCGCCAGCACTCCGCGTCCCTTCCGGTCCGCGCTGAACACGATGTCGCCCGGCGGTGAGGTGGCCTTCATCTTCTTGAAAAAAGGTCCTCCCGTGGGCGCGATTTTCAGCAATGCCAGATCCGCATCGGGATCGCTCCACACCAGCCGCCCGGGATGAGGTTTTTTCAGGAGGTCCGTCTCGATGAAAAACGGCTTGTCCCGCACCACGTGCCAGGCCGTCAGGTAGTATCCATCCGCGGTCACCGCCGCCGCACGGCCTCCCGCCGGCACACCGTAGGCGGAGGAGTCCGGCCTGTCGCTCGAGCCCGTCGAGACAAGACCCACCCGCGCGCCGATGTGATCGCGCATGGCCTTCTTCTCCTTGCCATCGCCGATGTGGCGGTCCGTCTCCGTTTTCTGGAGCGCCCTCACTTCGGGATTGTCATACTTCCAGAAAGAAACGTCCCCGGCACAACCGAGCAGGAAGACCGACATCAGGGATGGCAACAGCAGGGGGATCCGCATGACAACTTTATGAGGGAAATCCCGGCGGCAGGTCAATCCCGGCGGTGGTGAACGGGTGGATGGCCCACGGCGGTGCCCCCGGGGGGATGCCACCCTCCGGCCTTCCGGAAATTTCATGGCTCGTCATCGCGGATTCCAGGTGGCAGGGTGCGTCCGGGCCCGTCATCCTTCACCAGGCGCGGGCTTGAATCACCAGCATCCAGACACATTGAAAACGTTTAAAGAACTCGGCGTCCGCGCGGACCTCATCAAGGGCATCCAGGAGCTCGGCATCATCCATCCCACCGACGTGCAGGACCAGGCGATCCCGTTCCTGCTGGAAAACGGTGGCGATCTCGTCGCCCAGGCGCAGACGGGCACGGGCAAGACGGCGGCGTTCGGCCTGCCGCTGCTGATGAAGGTGAACCCGAAGTCGAACGACATCCAGGCGGTGGTCGTCGCGCCGACGCGCGAGCTGGCGAAGCAGATCGGCAAGCAGCTCTTCCGCTTCACCAAGTTTTCCGAGCAGAAGATTTTCACCGAGGTGCTGTGCGGCGGGGACAACTTCGACAGGCAGGTGGCCTCGCTCCAGCGGCCCACTCACATCGTGGTGGTGACTCCGGGACGCCTGCTGGACCTTTTCCAGAAGAAGGCGCTGACGCTGCTGCATGTGAAACACCTGGTGCTGGACGAGGCGGACGAGATGCTCAGCATGGGCTTCAAGAAGGAGCTGGTGAAGATCTTCGGCCTCACGCGGGCGCGCAAGAGCACCTGGCTTTTCTCGGCGACCATCCCGGACGCCATCAACGGTCTCATCAAGGACTGCATGTCCGGAAAGCCGCAATCGCTCAAGATCGACAAGGCGCACGTGGTGAACCGCGACATCGACCACCGGTTCGCGATCTGCGGCCGGGACGAGAAGACCGAGTTCATCTCCGGCTTCCTCAGCCGCCAGGGGGAGAGCCGCGGCGTGATCTTCTGCCGCACCAAGGCGGGCGCCATCGTGCTCGGGAAACAGCTCGCGGCCAAGGGGTTTCCCGTGGCGGTGCTGCAGGGCGACCTCACGCAGAAGGAGCGGGACACCATCATGCGGTCGTTCAAGAAGGAGCGCGTGCAGTTTCTCATCGCCACGGACGTCGCGGCGCGGGGGATCGATGTCGAGGGGCTCTCGTTCGTGATCCACCACCAGCTTCCCGAGCAGATCGAGTACTACACCCACCGTAGCGGAAGAACCGCCCGGGCCGGAAAGAAGGGGATCTCCCTGACACTGGTGGAGCCGAGGGAGCGGGCGAAAATCACGAAGCTGGAGAACACGCTGGATCTTTCTTTTTCAGAGGTGCGCTGAATTTCCGGTCGGACGGGGCGGGCGGCGGATGATCTCCGCTTGACGCCCCGCGGTTGCGGGATTCTGTTGGGAAAGCGGTTCCCCCGCATTCCTGCCATGAGCTCCAACCTACCTGCCCGCGCGGTTTTCAGCATCCCTTCCATCGTCGCCATCATCGCGGCGATCCTGAGTTTCAAGACAGCGGCTTTTTTCGGCCTCGTCTTCGCGCTGGTGGCCGTCATCGCCGGACTGCTGGGACTCGTTCTGTCACTCTCGCCGGCACGGCGCGG
Proteins encoded in this region:
- a CDS encoding acyltransferase family protein, with protein sequence MTDKLLPTPRRMLSLDALRGMDMLCIMGLEDVIRELAHWCPTAFLEKLAEQFEHVPWAGLHAYDLIFPLFMFLSGVSIPLSMDSRLDRGDSRWDMWRKILTRCALLILLGMVYNGVFSDKPVGPRFASVLGQIGIAWAIAASLQLVVRDTRKRVAILVGWLAATAVLQLLVPVPGHGAGVLTETGAINTWFDRLFLPGRLHGGSFDPEGIPSAIFAAAITMAGSLVGTFMKRPDAYSWKTVGTLAATGAAAVLLGWACWAAGYPPIKSLWTASFNLLAIGIATLLFALFFGIIDVARCQSWSFALRVIGMNSLTIYLGSKLVSFPDMSAFLFGRVVGPAGDAAPLLLLCGVLVLEWLVLYFFYRQRWFLRV
- a CDS encoding ThuA domain-containing protein, which translates into the protein MKRLVLFALFAAIPLAAHAAPLRVFIRGGVKTHGPNAHEHERFLNEWTKLLTERGMKADGAKDWPNAMQLSKTDVLVMYAQDGANATPEQKENLAKFTKRGGGIVVIHTAVVGNDPAWWKSVIGGAWVQGKTKWREGPMELHYSEKDKPGGPHPITLGAADFKMDDEIYYDLDMSPDVRVLAESDTRDGTPKVQAQIWTYEKDNYRAFVSIPGHLIGTFERPNYRAILLRGIAWTAKRTNLDEFCKPEEVKALSAPDK
- a CDS encoding DEAD/DEAH box helicase, with translation MKTFKELGVRADLIKGIQELGIIHPTDVQDQAIPFLLENGGDLVAQAQTGTGKTAAFGLPLLMKVNPKSNDIQAVVVAPTRELAKQIGKQLFRFTKFSEQKIFTEVLCGGDNFDRQVASLQRPTHIVVVTPGRLLDLFQKKALTLLHVKHLVLDEADEMLSMGFKKELVKIFGLTRARKSTWLFSATIPDAINGLIKDCMSGKPQSLKIDKAHVVNRDIDHRFAICGRDEKTEFISGFLSRQGESRGVIFCRTKAGAIVLGKQLAAKGFPVAVLQGDLTQKERDTIMRSFKKERVQFLIATDVAARGIDVEGLSFVIHHQLPEQIEYYTHRSGRTARAGKKGISLTLVEPRERAKITKLENTLDLSFSEVR
- a CDS encoding S1 family peptidase, whose product is MRIPLLLPSLMSVFLLGCAGDVSFWKYDNPEVRALQKTETDRHIGDGKEKKAMRDHIGARVGLVSTGSSDRPDSSAYGVPAGGRAAAVTADGYYLTAWHVVRDKPFFIETDLLKKPHPGRLVWSDPDADLALLKIAPTGGPFFKKMKATSPPGDIVFSADRKGRGVLAPDKNGTYDLRKITGNGSFFAAGKVLDSKGRDLGQGLHDFPTTLVARGGMSGAPVVTADGGLCGILSRIEWSVFHTRLRTIAVMIEPERLSDIIEKDRKKTNGSTVSTTRTVPEKSTKGAE